A window of Amycolatopsis australiensis contains these coding sequences:
- a CDS encoding MCE family protein, which translates to MIGRKRIAGVLAGVLVLAGCSDGGFNGLYGTPLPGGADVGDHPYHVTALFTDVLDLVPQSSVKVNDVAVGRVDRITLTPDTRSALVAMTVNGDIALPANARAELKQSSLLGEKFVELSVPTAEPASGKLADGAQIPLGRTNRNPEVEEVLGALSLLLNGGGVEQIQKISHELNDALSGNEPEIRALLSRVDELATQLDGHRTEILRAIDGLGKLSRTLTGQTQNLTNALDNLAPGLKVVTDQRDQLVGMLNALDALSGVAVDTVTKSRDQLVANLKALQPTLTKLGEAGQNLPNALQILLTYPFPDYAGNVIKGDYANVEANVNLDLDTLIQNFANSSQPPVALPSGIGGGQQAPPLPLPDLGSVPPAAGPGLLGGLLGLIGGGK; encoded by the coding sequence GTGATCGGGCGCAAGCGGATCGCCGGGGTGCTGGCCGGGGTGCTCGTCCTGGCCGGCTGCAGCGACGGCGGGTTCAACGGCCTCTACGGCACGCCGCTGCCGGGCGGTGCCGACGTCGGCGACCACCCGTACCACGTCACCGCGCTGTTCACCGACGTCCTCGACCTCGTGCCGCAGTCGAGTGTCAAGGTCAACGACGTCGCCGTCGGGCGAGTCGACCGGATCACCCTCACCCCCGACACGCGGTCGGCGCTGGTGGCGATGACGGTCAACGGCGACATCGCGCTGCCCGCCAACGCCCGCGCCGAGCTGAAGCAGTCGAGCCTGCTGGGCGAGAAGTTCGTCGAGCTGAGCGTGCCCACCGCCGAACCCGCGTCGGGCAAGCTCGCGGACGGCGCGCAGATCCCGCTCGGGCGCACCAACCGCAACCCCGAGGTCGAGGAGGTGCTCGGCGCGCTTTCGTTGCTGCTCAACGGCGGCGGCGTCGAGCAGATCCAGAAGATCAGCCACGAGCTGAACGACGCACTGTCGGGCAACGAGCCGGAGATCCGTGCGCTGCTGTCGCGAGTGGACGAGCTGGCGACCCAGCTCGACGGCCACCGCACCGAGATCCTCCGCGCGATCGACGGGCTCGGCAAGCTGTCCCGGACCCTGACCGGCCAGACGCAGAACCTCACGAACGCGCTCGACAACCTCGCGCCGGGCCTGAAGGTCGTCACCGACCAGCGCGACCAGCTCGTCGGCATGCTGAACGCGCTCGACGCGCTGTCCGGAGTCGCGGTGGACACCGTGACGAAGAGCCGTGACCAGCTCGTCGCGAACCTGAAGGCGCTGCAGCCGACGCTGACGAAGCTCGGCGAAGCCGGGCAGAACCTGCCGAACGCGCTGCAGATCCTGCTCACCTACCCGTTCCCGGACTACGCGGGCAACGTGATCAAGGGCGACTACGCGAACGTCGAGGCGAACGTGAACCTCGACCTGGACACGCTCATCCAGAACTTCGCGAATTCCTCGCAGCCGCCGGTCGCGCTGCCGTCCGGGATCGGCGGCGGGCAGCAGGCCCCGCCGCTGCCGCTGCCCGACCTCGGCTCGGTGCC
- a CDS encoding MCE family protein encodes MTIRTYRGRSLVTWLAFACVLALLLTAGLWLVFRASTGTTLSAYFGKTVGLYAGSSVRVLGVPVGRVTGVTPEGDAVRVDMRVDDVPLPADVGAVVVAPSLVSDRYVQLTPAYDSGPQLATGTVLPRERTATPVELDDLYSSLDKLSTALGPNGANKDGALSGVLDTAANTLKGNGSSLNSTVGRLADLAKTLDGSKDDLFSTVQNLNSFTGALAQSDRQLDEFYGRVADVSRFLAADSSDVGAALRSLGGALGDVQQFVNDNKAALESNVDKLASLSKVLVDQRAALAEVLDIAPTGATNFINSYDAASGTIAVRDNLNELTNPPILTACRLISSFTPKQVPDTLGGICKQLAPVLDGALKLPTIPQVLNSLQNGELPPLPLPLVDVMEQLSGGAK; translated from the coding sequence ATGACCATCCGCACCTACCGCGGCCGCAGCCTGGTGACGTGGCTGGCGTTCGCCTGCGTGCTCGCGCTGCTGCTCACCGCCGGCCTCTGGCTCGTGTTCCGCGCCTCGACCGGCACCACGCTGTCGGCGTACTTCGGCAAGACCGTCGGGCTGTACGCGGGTTCGTCGGTGCGGGTGCTCGGCGTGCCGGTCGGCCGGGTCACCGGCGTCACGCCGGAGGGGGACGCGGTGCGCGTCGACATGCGGGTCGACGACGTGCCGCTGCCGGCCGACGTCGGCGCGGTCGTCGTCGCGCCGAGCCTGGTCAGCGACCGGTACGTCCAGCTGACGCCCGCCTACGACAGCGGCCCGCAGCTGGCGACGGGCACGGTCCTGCCGCGCGAGCGCACGGCGACCCCGGTGGAGCTGGACGACCTGTACTCGAGCCTCGACAAGCTGTCGACGGCGCTGGGCCCCAACGGCGCCAACAAGGACGGCGCGCTGTCCGGGGTGCTCGACACCGCCGCGAACACGTTGAAGGGCAACGGTTCTTCGCTGAACTCGACGGTCGGCCGGCTCGCCGATCTCGCGAAGACCCTGGACGGCTCGAAGGACGACCTGTTCTCGACCGTGCAGAACCTGAACTCGTTCACCGGCGCGCTCGCCCAGAGCGACCGGCAGCTCGACGAGTTCTACGGCCGGGTCGCCGACGTCAGCCGGTTCCTCGCCGCGGACTCGTCCGACGTCGGCGCCGCGCTGCGGTCACTGGGCGGGGCGCTCGGGGACGTCCAGCAGTTCGTCAACGACAACAAAGCGGCACTGGAGTCCAATGTGGACAAACTGGCGTCGTTGTCGAAGGTGCTGGTCGACCAGCGCGCCGCGCTCGCCGAGGTCCTCGACATCGCCCCGACCGGCGCGACCAACTTCATCAACTCCTACGACGCCGCGTCCGGCACCATCGCCGTCCGCGACAACCTCAACGAGCTGACCAACCCGCCGATCCTCACCGCGTGCCGGCTGATCAGCTCGTTCACGCCGAAGCAGGTCCCGGACACGCTGGGCGGCATCTGCAAGCAGCTGGCACCGGTCCTCGACGGCGCGTTGAAGCTGCCCACCATCCCGCAGGTGCTCAACTCGCTGCAGAACGGCGAACTGCCGCCGCTGCCGCTCCCGCTGGTCGACGTGATGGAACAGCTTTCGGGCGGTGCCAAGTGA
- a CDS encoding MCE family protein, which yields MLIALVTATTYFSDQLPFFGNGTTYSAYFGESAGLAPDNEVEVAGVKVGTVSSVKLAGKQVLVKFRVKDVRIGDATTASIEIKTLLGEKYLALDPKGTGTQEPNSTIPQTRTRTPFQLQDAFEQLSATVGDIDTKQLADSFNALSDSLKDSPQYLKDTLNGLSSLARTVSSRDSDLHTLLANTSQVSKTLSDRDAQLQRVISDGNLLLTELQNRKAAINALLTGTQQLSAQLTGLVADNRAQLKPTLDKLGKVTDILQRNQGNLDKSLQLMAPFARVGANATGNGRWFEGYLCGLLPPTINAGVVTINPEGCTPPIAAPNQGVGRR from the coding sequence GTGCTGATCGCGCTCGTCACGGCCACGACGTACTTCTCCGACCAGCTCCCGTTCTTCGGCAACGGCACGACGTACTCGGCGTACTTCGGCGAGTCCGCCGGGCTCGCGCCGGACAACGAGGTCGAAGTCGCCGGGGTCAAGGTCGGCACCGTGTCGTCGGTGAAGCTCGCGGGCAAGCAGGTCCTGGTCAAGTTCCGCGTCAAGGACGTCCGGATCGGCGACGCGACGACGGCGTCCATCGAGATCAAGACGCTGCTCGGGGAGAAGTACCTCGCGCTCGACCCGAAGGGCACCGGCACGCAGGAACCGAACTCGACCATCCCGCAGACGCGCACGCGGACACCGTTCCAGCTGCAGGACGCCTTCGAGCAGCTGTCGGCGACCGTCGGCGACATCGACACGAAACAGCTGGCCGACAGCTTCAACGCGCTCTCGGACAGCCTCAAGGACAGCCCGCAGTACCTGAAGGACACGCTGAACGGGCTGTCCTCGCTGGCGCGCACGGTGTCGTCGAGAGACAGCGATCTGCACACGCTGCTGGCCAACACGAGCCAGGTGTCGAAGACGCTGTCCGACCGCGACGCCCAGCTGCAGCGCGTGATCAGCGACGGCAACCTGCTGCTCACCGAGCTGCAGAACCGCAAGGCCGCGATCAATGCCCTGCTCACCGGCACCCAGCAGCTGTCGGCGCAGCTCACCGGGCTCGTCGCGGACAACCGGGCGCAGCTGAAGCCGACGCTCGACAAGCTGGGCAAGGTGACCGACATCCTGCAGCGCAACCAGGGCAACCTCGACAAGAGCCTGCAGCTGATGGCGCCCTTCGCCCGCGTCGGCGCGAACGCCACCGGCAACGGGCGCTGGTTCGAGGGCTACCTGTGCGGGCTGCTGCCGCCGACGATCAACGCCGGCGTGGTCACCATCAACCCCGAAGGCTGCACGCCGCCGATCGCGGCGCCGAACCAGGGGGTGGGCCGCCGATGA
- a CDS encoding MCE family protein, whose translation MRSFAGSLVKLTVFAVVTVLLTGILAATIANTNFGETSGYLAKFTDASGLKEGDDVRIAGVKVGQVDAIEVVEGERNLAQVRFEVEHAYRLPETVTATIKYRNLVGQRYLALGTDVPGDRALPAGGTIPPERTKPALNLTVLFNGFKPLFKALSPKDVNQLSAEIISVFQGEGGTITSLLQHTASLTSAIASKDQVIGQVITNLNTVLGTVNAHGPQLGDLIEQTQKLVSGLAEQRKPIGDAVSALGDLAVSTTGLLADARPALKEDVDRLGVLSQNLGDSGELLNHLLEVLPGNLQKFTRTLSYGSWFNYYLCGITGTIGISSLDITLPIVPIPGTQRAERCGP comes from the coding sequence GTGAGGAGCTTCGCCGGATCGCTGGTCAAGCTGACGGTGTTCGCCGTCGTCACCGTGCTGCTCACCGGGATCCTCGCGGCGACCATCGCGAACACGAACTTCGGCGAGACGTCCGGCTACCTGGCGAAGTTCACCGACGCGTCCGGGCTCAAGGAAGGCGACGACGTCCGCATCGCCGGGGTCAAGGTGGGCCAGGTCGACGCGATCGAGGTGGTCGAGGGGGAGCGGAACCTCGCCCAGGTCCGGTTCGAGGTCGAGCACGCCTACCGGCTGCCGGAGACCGTGACCGCGACGATCAAGTACCGCAACCTCGTCGGCCAGCGCTACCTCGCGCTCGGCACCGACGTCCCCGGCGACCGGGCACTGCCCGCGGGCGGCACGATCCCGCCGGAGCGCACGAAACCCGCGCTGAACCTCACCGTGCTGTTCAACGGGTTCAAGCCGCTGTTCAAGGCGCTGAGCCCGAAGGACGTCAACCAGCTCTCGGCCGAGATCATCAGCGTCTTCCAGGGCGAGGGCGGCACGATCACCAGCCTGCTGCAGCACACCGCGTCGCTGACGAGCGCGATCGCGAGCAAGGACCAGGTGATCGGGCAGGTCATCACCAACCTCAACACCGTGCTCGGCACGGTCAACGCCCACGGCCCGCAGCTGGGCGACCTCATCGAGCAGACGCAGAAGCTGGTCAGCGGGCTGGCCGAGCAGCGCAAGCCGATCGGTGACGCGGTCAGCGCGCTCGGCGACCTCGCCGTGTCGACCACGGGGCTGCTCGCCGACGCGCGCCCGGCGCTGAAGGAGGACGTCGATCGGCTCGGCGTGCTCTCGCAGAACCTCGGCGACTCCGGCGAGCTGCTCAACCACCTCCTGGAAGTGCTGCCGGGCAACCTGCAGAAGTTCACCCGGACGCTGTCCTACGGCAGCTGGTTCAACTACTACCTGTGCGGGATCACCGGCACCATCGGCATTTCCTCGCTCGACATCACCCTGCCGATCGTCCCGATCCCCGGCACGCAGCGCGCGGAGAGGTGTGGCCCATGA
- a CDS encoding MCE family protein, with amino-acid sequence MRRELRQRLRYQVLGLAFLLVAALFVAFTLAVYNKAFTPVTLVKLETDHVGSQLRTGGDVKVRGMLVGEVRSVVAKGDHAELELALDPGKTDVIPKNVSARLLPKTLFGERYVALQLPDRPERPIEAGDVIPQDRSSAAIELQKVLDDVMPLLQAVQPEKLSSTLTAVSTALEGRGKQLGQTLVQLSDYLGKLNPSLPDVKADITGLANVAGTYDKAAPDLLQALSDLTTTSRTIVDQRAQLTDLYATVTAASVDLTNFLQVNKDNLIRLTTAVQPTLDVLAKYAPEYPCLLRQLAESVPRAELAFGKGTAHPEVSRVTIEFAASRGKYLPGVDEPKYEDKRGPRCYPEVPKPGVWPQYPPDGAIEDGSSKPAPPKSPPERLPGPITAGGGAVGGSGTIVGSAYERDLIDLLASPALGTSPGDVPGWAGLIVGPLYRGTEVELK; translated from the coding sequence ATGAGGCGGGAGCTTCGGCAGCGGCTGCGGTACCAGGTGCTGGGGCTGGCGTTCCTGCTGGTCGCCGCGCTGTTCGTCGCGTTCACCCTCGCCGTCTACAACAAGGCCTTCACGCCGGTGACGCTGGTGAAGCTCGAGACCGACCACGTCGGCAGCCAGCTGCGCACCGGCGGCGACGTCAAGGTCCGCGGCATGCTCGTCGGCGAAGTCCGGTCGGTGGTCGCGAAGGGCGATCACGCCGAGCTGGAGCTGGCCCTCGACCCGGGCAAGACGGACGTCATCCCGAAGAACGTCTCCGCGCGGCTGCTGCCGAAGACGCTCTTCGGCGAGCGGTACGTCGCCCTGCAGCTGCCGGACCGGCCGGAACGGCCGATCGAGGCCGGCGACGTCATCCCGCAGGACCGCAGCAGCGCGGCGATCGAGCTGCAGAAGGTCCTCGACGACGTGATGCCGCTGCTGCAGGCCGTCCAGCCCGAGAAGCTGTCGAGCACGCTCACCGCGGTGTCGACCGCGCTGGAGGGCCGCGGCAAGCAGCTCGGGCAGACGCTCGTGCAGCTGTCGGACTACCTCGGCAAGCTGAACCCGTCGCTGCCGGACGTCAAGGCCGACATCACCGGCCTGGCGAACGTGGCCGGCACCTACGACAAGGCCGCGCCGGACCTGCTGCAGGCGCTGTCGGACCTGACCACGACCAGCCGCACGATCGTCGACCAGCGCGCGCAGCTGACCGACCTCTACGCGACCGTCACCGCGGCTTCGGTGGATCTCACGAACTTCCTGCAGGTCAACAAGGACAACCTGATCCGGCTCACCACCGCCGTCCAGCCGACGCTCGACGTCCTCGCCAAGTACGCGCCCGAGTACCCGTGCCTGCTGCGGCAGCTGGCGGAGTCGGTGCCGCGCGCGGAGCTGGCGTTCGGCAAGGGCACCGCGCACCCCGAGGTCAGCCGGGTCACCATCGAGTTCGCCGCGAGCCGCGGGAAGTACCTGCCGGGCGTCGACGAGCCGAAGTACGAGGACAAGCGCGGCCCGCGCTGCTACCCGGAGGTCCCCAAGCCGGGGGTCTGGCCGCAGTACCCGCCGGACGGCGCCATCGAGGACGGCTCCAGCAAGCCCGCGCCGCCGAAGTCGCCGCCCGAGCGGCTGCCGGGCCCGATCACCGCGGGCGGCGGCGCGGTCGGCGGGTCGGGCACGATCGTCGGCTCCGCCTACGAGCGGGACCTGATCGACCTGCTCGCTTCGCCCGCGCTCGGCACCTCGCCCGGTGACGTGCCCGGCTGGGCGGGCCTGATCGTCGGGCCGCTCTACCGCGGGACGGAGGTGGAGCTGAAGTGA
- a CDS encoding MlaE family ABC transporter permease → MTAEPLDRDRTLEYLARPGQSLEGLGKQLAFAAKALAWSPRTVRRYSRETLRLLTEVCFGTGGLAVIGGTLGVMIGMTLFTGLIVGLQGYSALNQLGTAALTGFISAYFNTREVAPLSAGLALSATVGCGFTAQLGAMRISEEIDALEVMGVPSMPYLVTTRVLAGVAAVIPLYAVGLLSSYLASRQITIWLYGQSAGTYDHYFTLFLPPGDVLWSFGKVIVFSVLVILSHCFYGFTASGGPAGVGVAVGRAVRTSIVLISVLDFFLSLAIWGANTTVRISG, encoded by the coding sequence ATGACGGCCGAACCCCTCGATCGCGACCGGACGCTGGAATACCTCGCGCGGCCGGGCCAGAGCCTGGAAGGGCTCGGCAAGCAGCTCGCGTTCGCCGCGAAAGCGCTCGCCTGGTCGCCGCGCACGGTCCGCCGCTACAGCCGGGAAACGCTGCGGCTGCTCACCGAAGTCTGCTTCGGCACCGGCGGGCTGGCGGTCATCGGCGGGACGCTCGGCGTGATGATCGGGATGACACTGTTCACCGGCCTGATCGTCGGCCTGCAGGGCTATTCCGCGCTGAACCAGCTCGGCACGGCCGCGCTCACCGGGTTCATCTCGGCCTACTTCAACACGCGCGAGGTCGCGCCGCTCTCGGCGGGCCTCGCGCTGTCCGCCACGGTCGGCTGCGGCTTCACCGCCCAGCTCGGCGCGATGCGCATCTCCGAAGAGATCGACGCGCTCGAAGTCATGGGCGTGCCGAGCATGCCGTACCTGGTGACGACGCGGGTGCTCGCGGGCGTCGCCGCGGTGATCCCGCTCTACGCGGTCGGCCTGCTGTCGAGCTACCTCGCGTCCCGGCAGATCACGATCTGGCTCTACGGCCAGTCCGCGGGCACCTACGACCACTACTTCACGCTGTTCCTGCCACCCGGCGACGTCCTGTGGTCGTTCGGGAAGGTGATCGTGTTCAGCGTGCTCGTGATCCTTTCGCACTGTTTTTACGGCTTCACCGCGAGCGGCGGCCCCGCCGGGGTCGGCGTCGCGGTCGGGCGCGCGGTCCGGACGTCGATCGTGCTGATCTCGGTGCTGGACTTCTTCCTCAGCCTGGCGATCTGGGGCGCGAACACCACGGTGAGGATCTCCGGATGA
- a CDS encoding MlaE family ABC transporter permease, with amino-acid sequence MSDSVGTLPGTAALTQVGRLATLAWEVLRAIFKRPFQAREWIQQCWFFASVTILPTALVAIPFGAVIALQLGSLTAQIGAQSFTGAASALAIVQQASPLITALLVAGAGGSAVCADIGARKIREEIDAMEVLGVNPIQRLIVPRVLAAMVVSVLLNGLVSVVGVLGGYFFNVVLQGGTPGAYLASFNALAQVPDLWISEIKALLYGFVAGVVAAFRGLNPAGGPKGVGDAVNQAVVITFLLLFLINVVLTAIYLRIVPPKAM; translated from the coding sequence GTGAGCGACAGCGTTGGCACGCTCCCGGGAACCGCGGCCCTGACCCAGGTCGGCCGCCTGGCGACCCTCGCCTGGGAGGTGCTCCGCGCGATCTTCAAGCGGCCGTTCCAGGCCCGCGAGTGGATCCAGCAGTGCTGGTTCTTCGCCAGCGTCACGATCCTGCCCACCGCGCTGGTGGCCATCCCGTTCGGCGCGGTGATCGCGTTGCAGCTCGGCTCGCTGACCGCGCAGATCGGCGCGCAGTCGTTCACCGGCGCGGCCAGCGCGCTGGCCATCGTGCAGCAGGCGAGCCCGCTGATCACCGCGCTGCTCGTCGCGGGCGCGGGCGGCAGCGCGGTCTGCGCGGACATCGGCGCGCGCAAGATCCGTGAAGAGATCGACGCCATGGAGGTGCTGGGCGTCAACCCGATCCAGCGCCTGATCGTGCCGCGGGTGCTCGCCGCGATGGTCGTTTCGGTGCTGCTCAACGGCTTGGTCAGCGTGGTCGGGGTGCTCGGCGGGTACTTCTTCAACGTCGTCCTGCAGGGCGGCACGCCGGGTGCCTACCTGGCCAGCTTCAACGCGCTGGCCCAGGTGCCGGACCTCTGGATCAGCGAGATCAAGGCACTGCTGTACGGCTTCGTCGCCGGCGTGGTCGCCGCCTTCCGCGGGCTGAACCCGGCGGGCGGCCCGAAGGGCGTCGGCGACGCCGTCAACCAGGCCGTCGTGATCACGTTCCTGCTGCTGTTCCTCATCAACGTCGTGCTCACCGCGATCTACCTGCGGATCGTCCCGCCGAAGGCGATGTGA
- a CDS encoding glucose 1-dehydrogenase gives MRLDGKIAIVTGAARGQGEAAARAFVAEGARVVLADILDDEGGQLAAELGEQAVFQHLDVGDEDGWAAAVDRATREFGAPNVLVNNAGILHFAELGKTTLADYERVIRVNQIGAFLGMRSVVEPMTAAGGGSIVNVSSVEGLAGMPYLVAYTASKFAIRGMTKVAAMELGRKHIRVNSVHPGAIDTQMVETAAGGQKVDLSPIGKRVALGRVGQPGDVAKLVLFLASDESAYCTGAEFVADGGATATHALNF, from the coding sequence GTGAGGCTGGACGGGAAGATCGCCATCGTCACCGGGGCCGCGCGCGGGCAGGGCGAGGCCGCCGCCCGCGCGTTCGTCGCCGAAGGCGCGCGGGTCGTGCTCGCCGACATCCTGGACGACGAGGGCGGGCAGCTGGCCGCCGAGCTCGGCGAGCAGGCCGTCTTCCAGCACCTCGACGTCGGCGACGAGGACGGCTGGGCCGCCGCGGTCGACCGCGCGACCAGGGAGTTCGGCGCGCCGAACGTGCTGGTCAACAACGCGGGCATCCTGCATTTCGCCGAGCTGGGCAAGACGACGCTGGCCGACTACGAACGCGTGATCCGGGTGAACCAGATCGGGGCGTTTCTCGGGATGCGCTCGGTCGTTGAACCGATGACCGCCGCCGGCGGTGGCTCCATCGTCAACGTGTCCTCTGTGGAGGGACTGGCCGGGATGCCCTACCTCGTCGCCTACACCGCGAGCAAGTTCGCGATCCGCGGGATGACCAAGGTCGCGGCCATGGAGCTGGGCCGCAAGCACATCCGGGTCAACTCGGTGCACCCCGGCGCGATCGACACGCAGATGGTCGAGACCGCGGCCGGCGGGCAGAAAGTCGACCTGTCCCCCATCGGGAAGCGGGTCGCGCTCGGACGGGTCGGTCAGCCCGGGGACGTGGCGAAGCTCGTGCTGTTCCTGGCCAGCGACGAGAGCGCGTACTGCACGGGAGCGGAGTTCGTCGCGGACGGCGGGGCGACGGCGACGCACGCGTTGAACTTCTGA
- a CDS encoding 3-oxoacyl-ACP reductase: protein MSLTGRTAIVTGAGAGLGRAEALAVAARGATVVVNDLAEPKDVVAEIEAAGGKAVAVAGDVGDRATADALTEAALDLGGLDIVVNNAGVLRDRMLFSMSDDDWDTVLRVHLRGHFLLSRNAARHWREKSKADGRPVYGRLVNTASEAFLIGSPGQPNYAAAKAGITALTMSAARGLAKYGVRANAICPRARTAMTEGVFGAAPAEGTDPLSVEHVAPFVAYLASPAAEHVNGQVFVVHGGTVALVEAPRIEQRWRLDELETSVSAFFAGRDPARMFAATEILEEP, encoded by the coding sequence GTGAGCCTGACCGGCAGGACAGCGATCGTGACCGGCGCCGGCGCGGGGCTGGGGCGGGCCGAAGCGCTCGCCGTGGCGGCCCGCGGCGCGACCGTCGTCGTCAACGACCTCGCGGAGCCGAAGGACGTCGTCGCCGAGATCGAAGCGGCGGGCGGGAAGGCGGTGGCGGTCGCCGGCGACGTCGGCGACCGGGCCACCGCCGACGCGCTCACCGAGGCCGCCCTCGACCTCGGCGGGCTCGACATCGTGGTCAACAACGCCGGCGTCCTGCGCGACCGGATGCTGTTCTCGATGTCCGACGACGACTGGGACACCGTGCTGCGCGTCCACCTGCGCGGGCATTTCCTGTTGTCCCGCAACGCCGCCAGGCACTGGCGGGAAAAGTCCAAAGCGGACGGACGGCCGGTGTACGGGCGCCTGGTCAACACCGCGTCCGAGGCGTTCCTCATCGGCTCGCCCGGCCAGCCCAACTACGCGGCGGCCAAGGCGGGCATCACCGCGCTCACCATGTCGGCCGCCCGCGGCCTCGCCAAGTACGGCGTCCGCGCCAACGCGATCTGCCCGCGGGCGCGGACGGCGATGACCGAAGGCGTGTTCGGCGCAGCACCCGCCGAGGGAACCGACCCCCTGTCGGTCGAGCACGTCGCCCCCTTCGTCGCCTATCTCGCCTCGCCCGCGGCCGAGCACGTCAACGGGCAGGTGTTCGTGGTGCACGGCGGCACGGTCGCGCTGGTCGAAGCGCCGCGGATCGAGCAGCGCTGGCGCCTCGACGAGCTCGAGACATCGGTCAGCGCGTTCTTCGCCGGGCGGGACCCCGCCCGGATGTTCGCCGCCACCGAGATCCTGGAGGAGCCGTGA
- a CDS encoding ferredoxin translates to MEIGVDRSLCEANAVCVGLAPDVFDLDDDEELVVRPGPVPADEVEHVTDAVKNCPKNALFITG, encoded by the coding sequence ATGGAGATCGGTGTCGACCGTTCGCTCTGCGAGGCGAACGCGGTGTGCGTGGGGCTCGCACCGGACGTCTTCGACCTCGACGACGACGAGGAGCTGGTCGTCCGGCCGGGCCCGGTTCCAGCCGACGAGGTAGAACATGTTACCGATGCGGTGAAGAACTGTCCGAAGAACGCCCTGTTCATCACCGGTTAG
- a CDS encoding acyl-CoA dehydrogenase family protein, which yields MRIDYTPEQRALAAELREYFAELMTPERRDALRAGGGEYGDGLAYKEIVRQLGKDGWLALGWPREYGGQGRPMLDQLIFTDEAAVAGVPVPFLTVNTVGPTIMRYGTDEQKAFYLPKIAAGELHFSIGYSEPEAGTDLASLRTRAVRDGDEYVVTGQKMWTSLIEYADYVWLAVRTDPEAKKHRGLSILIVPTSSPGFSWTKVHTVAGAGTSATYYDGVRVPVSARVAEENAGWPLITNQLNHERVALTSSAPVRKALADVLAWAKETGAIDHEWVRLHLARVHAGAEYLKLRNWRIAWAAAASELGPAEASATKVFGTEFAIEAYRLLMEVLGAAAVVRDGSPGALLAGRIERLHRSALILTFGGGTNEIQRDMIAATALGLPVTR from the coding sequence GTGCGGATCGACTACACACCGGAGCAGCGCGCGCTGGCCGCTGAACTCCGGGAGTACTTCGCCGAGCTGATGACGCCCGAGCGACGCGACGCCCTCCGCGCCGGTGGCGGCGAGTACGGCGACGGTTTGGCGTACAAGGAAATCGTCCGGCAGCTGGGGAAGGACGGCTGGCTCGCGCTGGGCTGGCCGCGCGAGTACGGCGGGCAGGGCCGCCCGATGCTCGACCAGCTCATCTTCACCGACGAAGCGGCCGTCGCCGGGGTGCCGGTCCCCTTCCTCACGGTCAACACCGTGGGGCCGACCATCATGCGCTACGGCACCGACGAGCAGAAGGCGTTCTACCTGCCGAAGATCGCCGCCGGCGAGCTGCACTTCTCGATCGGCTACTCCGAGCCGGAGGCCGGCACCGACCTGGCGTCGCTGCGGACGCGCGCGGTGCGCGACGGGGACGAGTACGTCGTCACCGGGCAGAAGATGTGGACCAGCCTGATCGAGTACGCCGACTACGTCTGGCTCGCCGTCCGGACCGATCCGGAGGCGAAGAAGCACCGCGGGCTGTCGATCCTGATCGTGCCGACGTCCTCGCCCGGGTTCTCGTGGACCAAGGTGCACACCGTGGCCGGCGCGGGTACCAGCGCGACCTACTACGACGGCGTGCGCGTGCCGGTGTCCGCGCGCGTCGCCGAGGAGAACGCGGGCTGGCCGCTGATCACCAACCAGCTCAACCACGAGCGCGTCGCGCTGACGTCGTCGGCGCCGGTCCGCAAGGCCCTCGCCGACGTGCTGGCCTGGGCGAAGGAGACCGGCGCCATCGACCACGAATGGGTGCGGCTGCACCTCGCGCGGGTGCACGCCGGCGCGGAGTACCTGAAGCTGCGGAACTGGCGCATCGCCTGGGCGGCCGCGGCGAGCGAGCTGGGCCCGGCCGAGGCGTCGGCGACCAAGGTGTTCGGCACGGAGTTCGCGATCGAGGCCTACCGGCTGCTGATGGAGGTCCTCGGCGCGGCCGCGGTCGTCCGCGACGGCTCGCCGGGCGCGCTGCTGGCCGGACGCATCGAGCGCCTGCACCGGTCGGCCCTCATCCTCACCTTCGGCGGCGGCACCAACGAGATCCAGCGGGACATGATCGCCGCCACCGCCCTCGGCCTGCCCGTCACGCGCTAG